A single genomic interval of Gossypium raimondii isolate GPD5lz chromosome 11, ASM2569854v1, whole genome shotgun sequence harbors:
- the LOC105803698 gene encoding thaumatin-like protein 1: MSRFSCYHFSIITFLSFVLVVFLHGVTAATFTFVNKCDYTVWPGILANPGSPTLESTGFELRNGGSRSFQAPTGWAGRFWGRTGCSFDDSGHGSCTTGDCDSGEIECNGAGATPPATLAEFTLGSGSQDFYDVSLVDGYNLPMIVEGNGGSGECATTGCMTDLNKKCPSELKFDGGDACKSACDAFGNPEYCCSGAYSSPTACKPSIYSEVFKSACPKSYSYAFDDATSTFTCTGADYTITFCPNSPSLKSSKDPAAESTGESGPDTDSVQAAALASQWLANLATADSTRTQLYSPAQFGFSVIIFLFL, encoded by the exons ATGTCTCGGTTCTCCTGTTATCACTTTTCTAtaatcacgttcttgagcttcgTTCTCGTCGTTTTTCTTCATG GGGTTACGGCTGCAACCTTCACATTCGTCAACAAATGCGATTACACAGTATGGCCAGGAATTCTAGCTAATCCAGGAAGTCCAACCCTGGAAAGTACAGGCTTTGAACTTAGGAATGGCGGCTCTCGTTCCTTCCAAGCCCCTACCGGCTGGGCCGGTCGTTTCTGGGGAAGAACAGGCTGCAGTTTCGATGACTCTGGCCATGGATCATGTACTACAGGAGACTGCGACTCTGGTGAAATTGAATGCAATGGAGCTGGCGCCACACCTCCGGCTACCTTAGCCGAGTTTACCCTAGGTTCAGGGTCGCAGGACTTCTATGACGTGAGCCTGGTTGATGGTTATAATTTGCCTATGATTGTGGAAGGAAATGGAGGGTCAGGGGAGTGTGCCACTACCGGTTGCATGACGGATTTGAATAAAAAGTGCCCGTCGGAGCTGAAATTCGATGGTGGCGACGCCTGCAAGAGCGCGTGCGATGCCTTCGGCAATCCAGAGTACTGCTGTAGCGGTGCCTACAGCAGTCCAACTGCTTGTAAACCGTCCATTTATTCAGAAGTGTTCAAATCAGCTTGCCCCAAATCGTATAGCTATGCTTTTGATGATGCCACTAGCACTTTCACATGCACTGGGGCTGATTATACCATCACATTCTGTCCCAATTCCCCAAG TTTGAAATCTTCAAAGGATCCTGCTGCCGAATCAACCGGTGAATCAGGACCGGATACGGACTCCGTGCAGGCGGCTGCACTGGCCAGTCAATGGCTAGCGAATTTAGCCACGGCAGACTCGACCAGAACCCAACTATATTCCCCTGCCCAATTTGGTTTTTCTGTGATCATCTTTTTGTTCTTGTAG